From a region of the Corallococcus coralloides DSM 2259 genome:
- a CDS encoding DUF2326 domain-containing protein has protein sequence MTAGQMRIPGIDPPRQIRPSSERMAPAFWVYRIRILSELTKGDEHVVRDVKLRRGLNIVWAAHNSAGVDNALFRDGVAGHTAGKSTFCRLLRHVLGDGGFAPDGVKRRIRSKLPNAWVVAEVFVNDVRWVVARPLGIGHRSFCLRDRTIDDVTDTTAERRDYQEFVEALAKSTTEALASKKFPISDKLVGWEHVLPWLIRDQDCRFADFLEWRHRASGSDAPSLNVEERQFLIRTVLGLSSDAERHELQRNAQFVADKEDAARSAPLLRHQADTDRQRLSTVLGMELPLTSTPLFGSATRAELEKRRAELKTRKQELEESDRQEELRTLLEIASENEGALKEKLKGVQERLDAVQGMVGELVGTQQSGLLASLPPSRDFCSVPLRMAHEKCCPLAVGRPSDISSKRSERAATEELAIERGLAAAIQQEIARIKSEIEAAERATKNARRQLLAASTAYVEANANLREENAKLDHVGQLIDAAEKTANDAASKAESIKQLTRDIEESYSRQDKIREAQRVTVHRFSARFDYLVRALIGDQVTGRVETSGRSLSLTVEERGERDSTAIATVKLLAFDLAALVASIEGDGTFPRFLVHDGPREADMAPDVYERLFLLAHEIEKCFEGEPAFQYIVTTTTTPPEKFIERDAPWLCLQLSGLPAQERLLRQDL, from the coding sequence ATGACGGCGGGCCAAATGCGCATTCCGGGGATTGACCCTCCGCGCCAGATTCGTCCGAGTTCCGAGCGGATGGCACCGGCGTTCTGGGTTTATCGCATTCGCATTCTGAGCGAACTGACGAAGGGCGACGAGCACGTCGTGCGAGACGTAAAGCTCCGCAGAGGCCTTAACATCGTATGGGCCGCTCATAATTCTGCCGGTGTCGACAACGCGCTCTTCCGAGATGGCGTGGCCGGACACACGGCAGGTAAAAGCACCTTCTGTCGCCTCCTCCGGCACGTGCTCGGTGACGGCGGGTTTGCTCCAGATGGCGTCAAGCGCCGCATCCGCTCGAAGCTGCCGAACGCTTGGGTGGTCGCAGAGGTCTTCGTCAACGATGTACGTTGGGTCGTCGCGCGCCCGCTCGGAATCGGCCACCGGTCGTTCTGCCTGCGTGACCGCACGATCGACGACGTTACGGACACGACGGCGGAGCGTCGCGACTACCAGGAGTTCGTCGAGGCGCTCGCGAAGAGTACGACGGAAGCGCTTGCATCGAAGAAGTTTCCCATCAGCGACAAGCTTGTCGGGTGGGAACACGTGCTGCCTTGGCTGATCCGAGATCAGGACTGCCGCTTTGCGGACTTTCTCGAGTGGCGCCACCGAGCGAGCGGCTCCGATGCTCCCTCGCTCAACGTTGAAGAACGACAGTTTCTCATTCGCACGGTGCTTGGGTTGAGTTCGGACGCTGAGCGCCACGAGCTTCAGCGAAACGCGCAGTTCGTGGCGGACAAGGAGGATGCGGCGCGCTCGGCGCCGCTCCTTCGGCACCAAGCAGATACGGACCGGCAGCGGCTTTCGACTGTGCTCGGCATGGAGTTGCCCCTGACCTCCACGCCGCTATTCGGCTCGGCCACAAGGGCCGAACTGGAAAAGCGACGCGCAGAGCTGAAGACACGAAAGCAGGAACTGGAAGAGTCGGATCGGCAGGAAGAGCTTCGTACGCTTCTCGAGATTGCCAGCGAGAACGAAGGCGCTCTGAAGGAGAAGCTGAAGGGCGTCCAAGAGCGACTCGACGCCGTGCAAGGCATGGTGGGCGAGTTGGTTGGGACGCAGCAATCCGGTCTACTGGCGTCGCTCCCGCCATCTCGAGACTTCTGCAGCGTTCCGCTTCGCATGGCTCATGAGAAATGCTGCCCGCTCGCCGTAGGCCGCCCCAGTGACATCTCCAGCAAGCGCAGTGAGCGGGCCGCGACCGAGGAACTCGCGATCGAGCGTGGACTCGCGGCTGCAATTCAGCAGGAGATTGCGCGAATTAAGAGCGAGATCGAGGCTGCTGAACGTGCCACAAAGAACGCTCGACGGCAGCTCCTCGCCGCTTCGACGGCCTACGTCGAGGCGAATGCCAATCTACGTGAGGAGAACGCGAAGCTCGATCACGTGGGGCAGCTCATCGACGCAGCCGAGAAGACTGCGAACGACGCTGCTTCGAAGGCGGAATCCATCAAGCAGCTTACTCGCGACATCGAGGAGTCCTACTCGCGACAGGACAAGATTCGCGAAGCCCAGCGGGTAACGGTCCATCGCTTTTCGGCTCGATTCGACTACCTCGTACGGGCACTCATCGGAGACCAAGTCACCGGGCGCGTCGAAACGTCGGGGCGCTCCCTGTCTCTGACAGTCGAGGAACGCGGCGAGCGTGACAGCACGGCCATCGCTACGGTCAAGCTCCTAGCCTTCGACCTGGCAGCGCTCGTCGCAAGCATCGAAGGCGATGGCACGTTCCCGCGCTTCTTGGTCCACGACGGCCCGCGCGAGGCCGACATGGCGCCGGACGTCTACGAGCGTCTTTTCCTACTCGCTCACGAGATCGAGAAGTGTTTCGAGGGGGAACCGGCATTTCAGTACATCGTCACGACGACGACAACGCCTCCCGAGAAGTTCATCGAACGCGACGCACCGTGGCTCTGTCTTCAGCTCTCGGGGCTGCCGGCTCAGGAGCGACTCTTGAGGCAAGACCTATGA
- the pglX gene encoding BREX-2 system adenine-specific DNA-methyltransferase PglX, which produces MKANDRARLTTALRDHVAKIAADLRAKMRAPGAARVAAEQLHKDERVAEDFEVWTDLLSRRAAVLWVLKSVYVRVLEDRGLLAPGRLLDPEAQQLFEKLAPNLGETAFLRWIYKDLASTRGGMPELFSPQPAEVALPSDELSRALIGFWRHRDADTGAVWSFVEERFEGELMGDLYQELDPVVKDRFALCQTPDFVRAFILDRTLTPAIETFGADDVRLLDPACGSGHFLIDGLKRLVAATAEKHNDWSKENVVAHALDRVVGIDLNDYACALARTRLIMTAAELAGVTKLADAARFRPHVYWADGLEQVEKEEQKLSTQFDLFTKVEEKPRATLTRSDVRAALKKVFAKKFQAVVANPPYILERDEARKEYHRELIGKNRRYVSATGKYSLGAPFTERCFQLADKDGFVGIITSNNFTKRDFGKALIERVLANLDLTLVVDAAQAYIPFHSTPTVLLFGRHRKPVGDAVRAVLGKRGESGTPCDPAHGEVWTSIATNWPSVGFDNDYISVADVPRTMLNVHPWSLGGGGASELKQRIESAAESTLGRLSESIGITCFTLEDEAFIASEEVLVRHGIPADQRRPMVEGDLIRDWAVAPTDVAVFPYDDTLNVLASVDGSKLEAWLLPYKTRLSNNKMFGGRTKVEDGLKWYEYGRFTASKLRTPLSIVCACVATHNHFVLDRGGRNFKQSVLVIKLPSEATEGTHLALLGILNSSTACFWMKQVFYPKGSKTHDVDSAGTLPENNRFDFAATGMNAFPVPHGLAASSAGTIAATINALATERSDHLPHSVVRRPGVLVSSTALRAALREAEQREMSAFLRMVFWQEELDWEIYRLLGLTPQGSTNLLAECDVQPDSRPFAWAEGMLPSGLSPKVAEEYVRRRKLLESERFLGLLESPVSKRLWRGTQGVFGRYDRTYLDKTRTALSAWFAGRVEAVARDRSRHFSLEHLVAALQDDDDALAVCEVLTDRRDFNLSQLVAQVLQAESVPSHPLHTYKPAGLVKRQAWERTWLDQARVDAGEKTSPEVPPNYANTDFLKPEYWQLRGKLDVPKERFIAFTEVPGRSGVETLYGWAGWTAQQRVKAILAIDEELEDDSVPLADRIGLLDSAWRLLSDVAREDAPAATRLKAELQALVGIEGPSTTLIGDWKKRFPPPSTRAAGPRRTSTKEVEDDDSFDDLPAIIPDVSSPDDAALFIWAVLHASGGSATRTDLARAFALRARPNLLKRLAPAPLKRAVTHWGTTVGSRSVKAGLLASTLAALAERNGVVLGTNSEARVTVSTSPHTPSEEQIDPWFRFEADLAVKVLRAQPVDDFSSIDKSLSAADRKLLETAA; this is translated from the coding sequence ATGAAAGCGAACGACCGAGCCCGATTGACCACCGCTCTCCGCGACCACGTCGCGAAGATCGCCGCCGACCTGCGCGCGAAGATGCGCGCGCCCGGCGCTGCGCGCGTGGCCGCTGAGCAGCTCCACAAGGACGAGCGCGTTGCCGAGGACTTCGAGGTTTGGACGGACCTCCTCTCGCGTCGCGCGGCGGTGCTCTGGGTGCTCAAGAGCGTCTATGTGCGTGTGCTCGAAGACCGGGGGCTCCTTGCGCCGGGACGGCTGCTCGATCCCGAGGCACAGCAGCTGTTCGAGAAGCTCGCGCCGAACCTCGGCGAGACGGCCTTCCTGCGCTGGATCTACAAGGACCTTGCAAGCACGCGCGGCGGCATGCCGGAGCTGTTTAGCCCCCAACCCGCCGAGGTGGCACTGCCTTCGGACGAGCTGTCACGCGCGCTGATCGGCTTCTGGCGCCACCGAGACGCCGACACGGGCGCGGTGTGGAGCTTCGTCGAGGAACGCTTCGAGGGCGAGCTGATGGGCGACCTGTACCAGGAGCTCGATCCGGTCGTGAAAGACCGCTTCGCGCTCTGCCAGACGCCCGACTTCGTACGCGCATTCATCCTCGACCGCACGCTGACGCCGGCCATCGAGACCTTCGGTGCTGACGACGTTCGCCTGCTCGACCCCGCATGCGGCTCGGGCCACTTCCTCATCGACGGCTTGAAGAGGCTCGTCGCAGCGACCGCCGAGAAGCACAATGATTGGTCGAAGGAGAATGTGGTCGCGCACGCGCTCGATCGCGTCGTGGGCATCGACCTAAACGACTACGCCTGCGCGCTCGCCCGTACGCGCCTGATCATGACGGCCGCCGAGCTCGCGGGCGTGACCAAGCTTGCCGACGCCGCGCGCTTCCGCCCGCACGTGTACTGGGCAGATGGGCTTGAGCAAGTCGAGAAAGAGGAGCAGAAACTCTCGACGCAGTTCGACTTGTTCACGAAGGTCGAAGAGAAGCCGCGCGCCACGCTCACGCGGTCCGACGTGCGCGCTGCGCTTAAGAAGGTCTTCGCGAAGAAGTTCCAAGCGGTAGTGGCGAACCCGCCATACATCCTTGAGCGCGATGAGGCTCGCAAGGAGTACCACCGCGAGCTGATCGGCAAGAACCGTCGCTACGTATCGGCGACCGGCAAGTACTCGCTCGGTGCGCCCTTCACGGAGCGCTGTTTTCAGCTCGCGGACAAGGACGGCTTCGTCGGAATCATCACGAGCAACAACTTCACGAAACGCGACTTTGGCAAGGCGCTGATCGAAAGGGTCCTCGCCAACCTGGACCTGACACTCGTTGTCGATGCTGCGCAAGCGTACATTCCATTCCACTCGACCCCTACCGTTTTGCTGTTCGGTCGACACCGAAAGCCGGTCGGCGATGCGGTGCGCGCTGTGCTCGGCAAACGTGGTGAGAGTGGAACTCCATGTGACCCAGCGCATGGCGAGGTCTGGACGAGCATCGCTACGAACTGGCCCAGCGTTGGCTTCGACAACGACTACATCAGTGTTGCCGACGTTCCTCGAACCATGCTGAACGTTCACCCCTGGAGTCTGGGCGGCGGTGGTGCCTCCGAGCTCAAGCAGAGGATTGAGAGCGCAGCGGAGTCGACCCTCGGGAGGCTGTCCGAGAGCATTGGCATCACGTGCTTCACCCTCGAAGACGAGGCCTTCATTGCATCCGAGGAAGTACTCGTTCGTCACGGCATTCCCGCCGACCAGCGCCGACCGATGGTGGAGGGCGATCTCATTCGGGATTGGGCCGTCGCGCCGACCGACGTCGCGGTTTTCCCCTACGACGACACCCTGAATGTCTTGGCATCGGTCGATGGCTCAAAACTTGAGGCGTGGCTACTCCCGTACAAGACGCGTCTCTCCAACAACAAGATGTTCGGGGGGCGGACGAAGGTCGAGGACGGTTTGAAATGGTACGAGTACGGCCGCTTCACTGCTTCGAAGCTCCGCACGCCGCTCTCTATCGTTTGTGCGTGTGTCGCAACCCATAATCACTTCGTCCTCGATAGGGGCGGCAGGAACTTCAAGCAGAGCGTCCTCGTCATCAAGTTGCCCTCGGAGGCTACCGAGGGCACTCACCTGGCTCTTCTGGGGATCCTTAACTCGTCGACCGCCTGCTTCTGGATGAAGCAGGTCTTCTACCCGAAGGGCTCGAAGACGCACGACGTCGACAGCGCGGGCACGCTCCCTGAGAACAACCGCTTCGACTTCGCGGCCACCGGCATGAACGCGTTCCCGGTACCGCACGGACTCGCCGCGAGTAGCGCGGGAACCATCGCCGCTACGATCAACGCTCTCGCCACCGAGCGCTCAGACCACCTACCGCATAGCGTGGTCCGTCGCCCCGGCGTTCTCGTATCCTCCACCGCGTTGAGAGCTGCTCTGAGGGAAGCAGAGCAGCGGGAGATGAGCGCGTTCCTTCGAATGGTGTTCTGGCAAGAAGAACTCGACTGGGAGATCTATCGTCTGCTCGGGCTGACACCGCAGGGCAGTACCAACCTCTTGGCGGAATGCGACGTCCAGCCCGACTCAAGACCGTTTGCTTGGGCTGAAGGCATGCTGCCGAGCGGGCTCTCGCCGAAGGTCGCCGAGGAGTACGTGCGCCGTCGAAAACTCCTTGAGTCCGAGCGCTTCCTGGGTCTCCTTGAGAGCCCGGTGAGCAAGCGCTTGTGGAGGGGCACACAGGGCGTGTTCGGTCGCTATGATCGCACCTACCTCGACAAGACAAGAACGGCACTCAGCGCGTGGTTCGCCGGGCGAGTTGAGGCGGTCGCACGCGATCGAAGTCGCCACTTCTCGCTCGAGCATCTAGTCGCCGCCCTCCAAGACGACGACGACGCTCTGGCTGTGTGCGAGGTTCTGACGGACCGGCGCGACTTCAATCTCTCGCAGCTTGTCGCTCAAGTATTGCAGGCAGAGTCTGTCCCGAGCCATCCGTTGCACACGTACAAGCCCGCAGGGCTCGTGAAGCGGCAAGCGTGGGAACGCACATGGCTTGACCAAGCGCGAGTCGACGCCGGGGAGAAGACGTCGCCGGAGGTACCTCCGAACTACGCGAACACCGACTTCCTGAAGCCCGAATACTGGCAACTGCGTGGCAAGCTCGACGTCCCGAAAGAGCGCTTCATTGCATTCACCGAGGTGCCCGGCCGCTCCGGCGTCGAGACCCTCTACGGCTGGGCGGGCTGGACCGCGCAGCAGCGCGTGAAGGCCATCCTTGCCATCGACGAAGAACTCGAAGACGACTCGGTGCCGCTCGCCGACCGCATCGGCCTGCTCGACAGCGCGTGGCGCCTGCTCTCTGACGTGGCTCGCGAAGACGCCCCTGCTGCCACGCGCCTCAAGGCCGAGCTGCAAGCGCTCGTCGGCATCGAGGGCCCGAGCACCACGCTCATTGGAGACTGGAAGAAGCGCTTCCCGCCGCCCAGCACCCGCGCCGCCGGGCCGCGGAGGACCTCGACGAAGGAGGTCGAGGACGACGACTCGTTCGACGACCTGCCTGCGATCATCCCCGACGTCTCCAGTCCTGACGACGCTGCGCTCTTCATCTGGGCGGTGCTCCACGCTTCAGGAGGATCGGCAACCCGCACGGATCTCGCGCGTGCATTCGCGCTGCGAGCCCGCCCCAATCTGTTGAAGCGTCTCGCACCGGCGCCCCTGAAGCGCGCGGTTACCCATTGGGGGACTACCGTGGGCTCGCGTTCGGTGAAGGCAGGCCTGCTTGCCTCGACGCTCGCCGCGTTGGCAGAGCGGAACGGTGTCGTGTTGGGGACGAACAGCGAGGCGCGCGTGACTGTCAGCACAAGTCCGCACACGCCCTCCGAGGAACAGATCGATCCGTGGTTCCGCTTTGAGGCCGACCTTGCGGTGAAAGTTCTGCGGGCACAACCCGTGGATGACTTCAGCTCGATCGACAAGTCGCTCTCGGCTGCTGACCGCAAACTCCTGGAGACAGCTGCATGA
- a CDS encoding protein kinase domain-containing protein produces MAAKFIQIGEPAHDAERQALRFLVEGLPESFTVYGNAWLVERSGVVYELDTVVVAPHAIFVVEIKSYRGRIEGTDNDWWLPEKIRSPLKLNRITSQVLKSHLKNASYQAGQVWTEGLVFLSATTDVGVRGPASNDRVHTRKTILAALQDPELIKRMSGGRALMPSSNAERELLELFTGAQSGPRPVRRVREYEVVETFEHHDTFTELLGKNTLSGAERVLRIYSVPPLATQTQRDRISERARWEAQVLGRLGRSEGVLTADPPFSDEAGIVLPLEHFKGITLTTWVERYGPDARGKEKAELRVRSDLWIRIAQTIDEVHRQGVVHRLLRPDVVLVEDKQEPTEVRVTGFDLAKQMTSDATISLTTIHDDRLVYAAPEVVTAFSSAEPASDQFSLGAMLALVLTGKPLFENTRQLMAQRRLMRRVRDISQRLPLSLDEAVAKMVELRATDRYATLAEAIEAVRIGRDPSPRVQALIQNVGRAQLDADNLQAGQRIGSDYEIVTRLGQGGMAVVYAARHLVSGRTRALKIARSEDAAEEALRGEYTVLTGLDHPNIVRVIDLTKMVEGRLTLVMERVSGMNLRQWFAQHPAPEPTTQRRLAEDLIAGLDYLEQKSVTHKDLKPDNLLVSDGRLTIIDFSLASMPEDAPYGGTALYRDSASARWTHATDRFAAALCLFELYAGRHAFEGRVPEPGQAPIVADDDIQPTGLAAFFRKALEPTPEKRFPSARAMREALLVALGEDTTTASSVPPPKQIDATTPLRTSGLSTRAINALARCQVHTVGQLLALPDAQVRAIHAIGTKTANDIIAFQETLRGRGLEGTESAGTLEPPLLPDLCSSPEPVQKLPLGETLRSALAAGGLPTVGAVASVTRSALLALPGIGRKRLAEVVEALYQFRAYTEGKATGGDDGAHTLDRVWELATRPLTPEQRIAVERVIGITGEPETQEQIADDLGTNQPKVSHDVSKGLERMDLSALADLTSAFDAVVDGFGGLVRLDEIGQRFESEWPAGVVTGEGIVRVIVRVTPGRAHIFEVDGAEQPIVARPIFDRDTVKAFAAEVVRLAGQWPPVEPDTARRTLAGLLPHFDGDPLALGVRICEDVEIAETGHLFIGPVDPKHSIGFVLDQAREPLQLEDLAVRVRRIFGPHTPYPDPDHLLAILRDLDCRVQGALVLPGRAGSIVAAQPLAADELPNSFGAERSPELVVRDMLKEAAGSRGFRMLVTPPEGHAEIGRSVSAALGGKWLSFDDAFFGEHSADIKSLERAERFVAQREALTEAAEQTLFNLLEEYGRPGNVIVLGDTALFGLCEALDLPRRLYDETLSGSRGFWILVVPGVIHNRQPRFNEGSAMWHLEGATLPLLHPLPG; encoded by the coding sequence ATGGCGGCCAAGTTCATCCAGATCGGTGAGCCCGCGCACGATGCCGAGCGGCAGGCGCTCCGCTTCCTCGTCGAGGGGTTGCCAGAGAGCTTCACCGTCTACGGCAATGCATGGCTCGTGGAGCGCAGCGGCGTCGTCTATGAGCTCGACACCGTCGTCGTCGCACCGCACGCAATCTTCGTCGTTGAGATCAAGTCGTACCGAGGCCGCATTGAGGGTACCGACAACGACTGGTGGCTGCCGGAGAAGATCAGAAGCCCGCTCAAGCTGAATCGCATCACGTCCCAGGTGCTCAAGTCGCACCTGAAGAACGCGAGCTACCAGGCTGGCCAGGTGTGGACCGAAGGCCTTGTCTTCCTCTCGGCCACGACTGACGTCGGCGTGCGCGGCCCGGCGAGCAACGACCGCGTCCACACGCGCAAGACCATCCTGGCTGCGCTCCAGGATCCCGAGCTCATCAAGCGCATGAGCGGCGGGCGCGCGCTCATGCCGTCGTCGAACGCCGAGCGCGAATTGCTCGAACTGTTCACGGGCGCGCAGAGCGGGCCGCGCCCGGTGCGCCGTGTTCGCGAGTATGAGGTCGTCGAGACCTTCGAGCACCACGACACCTTCACGGAGTTGCTCGGGAAGAACACGCTGTCGGGAGCCGAGCGCGTGCTGCGCATCTACAGCGTCCCGCCCCTCGCTACGCAGACGCAGCGTGACCGCATCTCCGAGCGCGCGCGGTGGGAAGCGCAAGTCCTCGGTCGCCTCGGTCGCAGTGAGGGTGTGCTCACCGCCGATCCGCCCTTCTCCGACGAGGCCGGCATCGTGCTGCCGCTCGAGCACTTCAAGGGCATCACGCTCACCACCTGGGTCGAGCGCTACGGGCCGGACGCGCGTGGCAAAGAGAAGGCTGAGCTCCGCGTCCGCTCGGACCTCTGGATCCGCATCGCCCAGACAATCGACGAGGTGCACCGTCAGGGCGTGGTCCATCGCCTGCTTCGGCCCGACGTCGTCCTTGTCGAGGACAAGCAAGAGCCGACAGAGGTGCGCGTCACGGGCTTCGACCTCGCGAAGCAGATGACGAGCGACGCCACCATCTCGCTCACCACCATCCACGACGACCGGCTCGTGTACGCGGCGCCCGAGGTCGTGACCGCGTTCTCCAGCGCAGAGCCCGCGTCCGACCAGTTCAGCCTTGGCGCGATGCTGGCACTCGTCCTCACCGGCAAGCCGCTCTTCGAGAACACCCGCCAGCTCATGGCGCAGCGCCGGCTCATGCGCCGCGTGCGCGACATCTCGCAGCGCCTGCCCCTCAGCCTCGACGAGGCCGTCGCCAAGATGGTCGAGCTGCGCGCCACCGACCGCTACGCCACGCTCGCCGAGGCCATCGAGGCCGTGCGCATCGGGCGCGATCCGTCGCCCCGCGTTCAGGCGCTCATCCAGAACGTCGGCCGCGCGCAGCTCGATGCCGACAACCTCCAGGCGGGCCAGCGGATCGGCTCCGACTACGAGATCGTCACGCGCCTCGGTCAGGGCGGCATGGCTGTCGTCTACGCCGCGCGCCACCTGGTCAGCGGGCGCACCCGCGCCCTGAAGATCGCGCGCTCGGAGGACGCCGCGGAGGAGGCCTTGCGCGGCGAGTACACGGTGCTCACCGGACTCGATCACCCGAACATCGTGCGGGTCATCGATCTGACCAAGATGGTCGAGGGGCGCCTGACGCTCGTCATGGAGCGGGTGAGCGGCATGAACCTGCGCCAGTGGTTCGCACAGCACCCAGCCCCCGAGCCTACCACGCAGCGCCGCCTTGCTGAGGACCTCATCGCGGGCCTTGACTACCTTGAGCAGAAATCGGTCACGCACAAAGACCTCAAGCCCGACAACCTGCTCGTCTCCGACGGGCGGCTCACGATCATCGACTTCAGCCTCGCGTCCATGCCTGAGGACGCGCCCTACGGCGGCACCGCCCTCTATCGCGACTCGGCGAGCGCGCGCTGGACGCATGCCACCGACCGGTTCGCCGCCGCGCTGTGTCTCTTCGAACTCTACGCCGGCCGCCACGCCTTCGAGGGCCGCGTGCCCGAGCCGGGCCAGGCGCCGATCGTCGCTGACGACGACATCCAGCCCACGGGCCTCGCCGCGTTCTTCCGCAAGGCACTCGAACCGACGCCCGAGAAGCGCTTCCCGTCGGCGCGCGCAATGCGCGAGGCGCTGCTTGTCGCGCTCGGCGAGGACACGACCACAGCGTCCTCCGTCCCGCCGCCCAAGCAGATCGACGCGACCACGCCGCTGCGCACCTCCGGGCTCTCGACGCGCGCCATCAACGCGCTCGCCCGCTGCCAGGTCCATACGGTGGGCCAGCTCCTCGCACTGCCTGACGCACAGGTACGTGCCATTCACGCCATTGGCACCAAGACCGCGAACGACATCATCGCATTCCAGGAGACGCTGCGCGGTCGCGGGCTCGAAGGCACCGAGTCGGCGGGCACGCTCGAGCCTCCGCTCTTGCCCGACCTCTGCTCGTCCCCTGAGCCCGTGCAGAAGCTTCCGCTTGGCGAGACGCTCCGCTCTGCGCTGGCCGCGGGAGGGCTTCCCACGGTCGGCGCCGTGGCCTCGGTCACGCGCAGCGCGCTGCTCGCGCTCCCGGGCATTGGCCGCAAGAGGCTCGCCGAAGTCGTCGAGGCGCTGTACCAGTTCCGTGCGTACACCGAAGGCAAGGCGACGGGTGGCGACGACGGTGCGCACACGCTCGATCGCGTCTGGGAACTCGCGACGAGGCCGCTCACGCCCGAGCAGCGCATCGCCGTCGAGCGCGTCATCGGCATTACCGGCGAGCCCGAGACACAGGAGCAGATCGCCGACGACCTCGGGACCAACCAGCCGAAGGTCAGTCACGACGTCTCGAAGGGGCTCGAGCGCATGGACCTTTCGGCGCTCGCCGACCTCACGAGCGCCTTCGACGCGGTGGTCGATGGCTTCGGTGGTCTCGTGCGGCTTGACGAGATCGGCCAGCGCTTCGAGAGCGAATGGCCCGCAGGCGTCGTGACCGGCGAAGGCATCGTGCGCGTGATCGTGCGCGTCACGCCCGGTCGCGCGCACATCTTCGAGGTCGACGGCGCTGAGCAGCCGATTGTCGCGCGCCCCATTTTCGATCGCGACACGGTCAAGGCCTTCGCCGCCGAGGTGGTGCGCCTCGCCGGTCAATGGCCGCCCGTCGAGCCCGACACTGCGCGGCGCACGCTCGCGGGGCTCCTGCCGCACTTCGACGGCGATCCGCTCGCCCTCGGTGTGCGCATCTGTGAGGACGTCGAGATCGCCGAGACCGGGCACCTCTTCATCGGCCCGGTTGACCCGAAGCACTCGATCGGTTTCGTGCTCGACCAGGCCCGCGAGCCCCTTCAGCTCGAAGATCTCGCCGTGCGCGTGCGGCGCATCTTCGGCCCGCACACGCCGTACCCCGATCCCGATCACCTGCTCGCGATCCTGCGCGACCTTGACTGCCGCGTTCAGGGCGCGCTGGTTCTGCCGGGCCGAGCGGGCTCCATCGTGGCCGCGCAGCCGCTCGCTGCAGACGAGCTGCCGAACAGCTTTGGCGCCGAGCGCAGCCCTGAGCTGGTGGTGCGCGACATGTTGAAGGAGGCCGCCGGGTCGCGCGGCTTCCGCATGCTGGTGACGCCTCCCGAGGGCCACGCCGAGATCGGGCGCTCCGTCTCCGCCGCGCTCGGGGGCAAGTGGCTTTCGTTCGACGACGCTTTCTTCGGTGAGCATTCTGCGGACATCAAGTCGCTCGAGCGAGCCGAGCGCTTCGTCGCCCAGCGCGAGGCGCTGACCGAGGCGGCGGAGCAGACGCTGTTCAACCTGCTCGAAGAATACGGACGACCGGGCAACGTGATCGTCCTTGGCGACACCGCGCTCTTCGGCCTGTGCGAGGCGCTCGACCTTCCGCGCCGCCTCTACGACGAGACACTCTCCGGCAGCCGGGGCTTCTGGATCCTCGTAGTCCCGGGCGTCATTCACAACCGCCAGCCACGCTTCAACGAGGGCTCCGCCATGTGGCACCTCGAAGGCGCGACGCTGCCTCTTCTGCACCCGCTTCCGGGCTGA